From Candidatus Methanoperedens sp., a single genomic window includes:
- a CDS encoding nucleotidyl transferase AbiEii/AbiGii toxin family protein, translating to MLSRKNLESMKSILGYNLGQVESDYLQHILLLFLSRRAGNWLVLKGGTALQKAYGLNRFSDDLDFTSKKEDIEDIAYGIRTDLATFGLENELKINRMENVSEVIVYSIKGPLYDGTPRSMAVQRVEVSQREKVILKEEIHEVVPVYPDLQPYLLTMMNLEEILSEKVRAIMTRNKARDVYDTWFLIKKKIPFNPELINKKLEYYDMVFDLVAFTTSLMDKNRIWERELKPLVSFIPDFEKTAKEILEAFS from the coding sequence ATGCTCAGTAGAAAAAATCTTGAATCAATGAAATCAATTCTGGGCTATAACCTGGGTCAGGTAGAAAGCGACTACCTCCAGCACATTTTGCTTCTCTTCCTGTCAAGGCGCGCAGGCAACTGGCTGGTTCTTAAAGGGGGCACTGCCCTGCAAAAAGCATACGGGCTTAACAGGTTCAGCGACGACCTGGATTTTACATCCAAAAAAGAGGATATTGAAGATATAGCCTATGGGATCAGGACTGATTTAGCCACATTCGGACTTGAAAATGAATTGAAAATAAACAGGATGGAGAATGTAAGCGAAGTAATCGTTTACAGTATAAAAGGTCCTCTTTACGATGGAACTCCAAGAAGCATGGCTGTGCAAAGGGTGGAAGTGAGTCAGAGGGAGAAAGTTATCCTGAAAGAAGAAATCCATGAGGTGGTTCCTGTTTACCCGGATCTCCAGCCGTACCTTCTTACTATGATGAATCTTGAAGAGATTTTATCTGAAAAGGTCAGGGCTATCATGACAAGGAATAAAGCCAGAGATGTCTATGATACGTGGTTTTTGATTAAAAAGAAAATCCCTTTTAATCCCGAACTCATAAATAAAAAGCTTGAGTATTACGATATGGTTTTTGATTTGGTTGCGTTTACAACAAGTCTAATGGATAAAAATAGAATATGGGAGAGAGAGCTTAAACCTCTGGTCAGTTTTATTCCCGATTTTGAAAAGACTGCTAAGGAAATTTTGGAGGCGTTCTCTTAA
- a CDS encoding TIGR00289 family protein, translating to MKLAALISGGKDSTFAIYKALQEGHEVTDLVTIKPEYEDSYMFHSANIHLTEMISQACGIPLTSMSSSGEKEKELDDLKKALQQVKVEGVVAGAIESEYQASRVRHICEELGLAMYAPLWHCEPESLLREMITCMDIRMVKVAAAGMDGSWLGRRFNERLIEDLKALHRKYRIHIAGEGGEYETLVLDAPYYRKRINLLEVEKLWRGDFGVMKVIKAELGEK from the coding sequence ATGAAGCTGGCAGCGCTTATTTCCGGCGGCAAGGATTCGACCTTTGCAATTTATAAGGCACTGCAGGAAGGTCATGAGGTTACAGACCTTGTCACGATAAAGCCGGAGTATGAGGATTCATACATGTTCCATTCTGCAAACATACATCTTACTGAAATGATTTCGCAGGCGTGCGGGATACCGCTGACTTCCATGTCCTCTTCAGGAGAGAAGGAAAAGGAACTCGATGACCTGAAAAAGGCTTTGCAGCAGGTAAAAGTTGAGGGCGTCGTTGCAGGTGCCATCGAGTCGGAATATCAGGCTTCCCGTGTTCGGCATATCTGCGAAGAGCTCGGGCTTGCGATGTATGCGCCATTATGGCATTGTGAGCCTGAGAGTTTGCTTCGCGAGATGATTACGTGTATGGATATCCGGATGGTCAAGGTAGCTGCGGCGGGCATGGACGGCTCATGGCTCGGGCGGCGCTTTAATGAAAGGCTGATAGAAGACCTGAAAGCCTTGCACAGGAAGTACAGGATTCATATCGCTGGCGAGGGCGGCGAGTATGAAACGCTGGTGCTTGATGCGCCGTATTACAGGAAGAGGATTAACCTGCTTGAGGTTGAGAAGCTATGGAGGGGGGATTTTGGTGTGATGAAGGTGATTAAGGCAGAGTTGGGGGAAAAATAA
- a CDS encoding bifunctional 5,6,7,8-tetrahydromethanopterin hydro-lyase/3-hexulose-6-phosphate synthase: MFLVGEALIGEEPELAHIDLIIGEKTGPVGLAFANGFTQLSVGHTPLLSVIRPNLLTKPATLIVPKVTVKNMAQAAQIFGPAQTAVARAVADSVQEGVIPEEQLEDIAIVVSVFIHPQAKDYNKIYRYNYGATKLAIERAMQGFPDSKTLMYEKDRTMHPIMGFKVVRLWNPPYLQVAIDIPDIEAVKNIIKQVPQSDHLIFEAGTPLIKRYGVDVVHSIREVRPNAFVVADLKTLDTGNLEARMVADATADAIVISGLAPVSTIEKAIKEAKKTGIYAVIDMLNVEKPISVLKALTVKPDVVELHRAIDVENKTEYAWGDIPAMKKLSERMLVAVAGGIRVETVKEALKSGADIIVVGRAITKAKDVRSMTEQFLEEIKQPEIDQYRIMTDF, encoded by the coding sequence ATGTTTTTAGTAGGCGAGGCTTTAATCGGCGAGGAACCGGAACTGGCTCATATTGATTTGATTATCGGAGAGAAAACAGGACCTGTCGGACTGGCATTTGCGAACGGTTTCACGCAGTTGTCAGTGGGGCACACCCCTCTTCTCTCCGTCATAAGACCAAACCTGCTCACCAAACCCGCCACGCTCATCGTGCCAAAGGTAACGGTCAAAAACATGGCTCAGGCAGCCCAGATATTCGGACCTGCGCAGACAGCGGTGGCAAGGGCGGTGGCGGATTCCGTGCAGGAAGGCGTCATCCCTGAAGAACAACTGGAAGACATCGCCATCGTGGTGAGCGTATTTATCCATCCCCAGGCAAAGGATTACAATAAGATATACCGATACAACTACGGCGCCACGAAACTTGCGATCGAGAGGGCGATGCAGGGCTTCCCCGACAGCAAGACCCTCATGTACGAGAAGGACAGAACCATGCACCCCATAATGGGATTCAAGGTTGTGAGGTTATGGAATCCGCCCTATCTGCAGGTTGCCATCGACATACCCGATATCGAGGCGGTCAAGAACATAATAAAACAGGTTCCGCAGAGCGACCACCTGATTTTCGAGGCTGGAACCCCGCTAATTAAAAGATACGGCGTGGATGTGGTTCACTCCATAAGAGAGGTACGCCCCAATGCCTTTGTGGTTGCGGATTTAAAGACGCTTGATACAGGCAACCTCGAGGCGCGCATGGTGGCAGATGCAACCGCAGACGCTATCGTGATATCAGGGCTTGCGCCTGTTTCCACTATCGAGAAAGCTATAAAGGAAGCCAAAAAGACCGGCATCTATGCTGTGATCGACATGCTCAATGTTGAAAAACCGATTTCGGTGCTGAAGGCTCTGACGGTGAAACCCGATGTGGTGGAGCTTCACAGGGCAATTGACGTGGAAAACAAAACAGAATATGCCTGGGGCGACATACCAGCCATGAAGAAGCTGTCGGAAAGAATGCTGGTGGCTGTCGCAGGCGGCATTCGCGTGGAGACGGTCAAGGAAGCGCTCAAATCGGGTGCCGACATCATAGTTGTAGGACGGGCAATCACCAAAGCCAAGGATGTGCGCTCCATGACAGAGCAATTCCTGGAAGAAATCAAGCAGCCTGAGATAGACCAGTACAGGATAATGACCGATTTCTAG
- a CDS encoding DUF555 domain-containing protein, giving the protein MANYIVTLEAAWLVKSVESVEDAMNIAISEVGKLLNPDLNFVEIEVGTTSCPACGEAFDSVFMAAGTALVGILLEMKVYDAESEEHAARIAKSTIGKALRNTPLNVVEVEEFEGGKEKKEKKKLPAEEK; this is encoded by the coding sequence ATGGCAAATTATATTGTTACACTTGAAGCCGCATGGCTTGTGAAGAGTGTGGAAAGCGTAGAAGATGCGATGAATATAGCGATCTCAGAGGTCGGAAAACTGCTCAATCCTGATTTGAACTTCGTGGAAATCGAGGTGGGAACCACAAGCTGTCCCGCATGCGGCGAGGCTTTTGACAGCGTTTTCATGGCGGCAGGCACTGCGCTTGTTGGTATCCTGCTTGAAATGAAGGTGTATGACGCTGAAAGCGAGGAGCATGCGGCAAGGATTGCAAAATCAACCATAGGCAAGGCACTGAGAAACACCCCGCTCAATGTTGTTGAAGTTGAAGAGTTTGAGGGCGGGAAGGAAAAGAAAGAAAAGAAGAAACTACCGGCAGAAGAAAAATGA
- a CDS encoding DUF357 domain-containing protein, translating into MKPHAVLEEKVKKYEELLHKALKAFEVAPQENSHLRKVADDFSNMAGSYYDDGVQFLEERDMVNALVCFSYGHAWLDAGVKLGVFKVSDEDLFTI; encoded by the coding sequence ATGAAACCGCATGCAGTCCTTGAGGAAAAAGTAAAGAAATACGAAGAGCTTTTGCACAAAGCGCTCAAGGCCTTTGAGGTTGCGCCCCAGGAAAATTCTCATTTAAGAAAAGTTGCGGATGATTTTTCCAATATGGCAGGCTCATATTACGATGACGGCGTGCAATTCCTTGAAGAACGGGATATGGTGAACGCGCTTGTGTGCTTCAGCTACGGGCATGCGTGGCTGGATGCTGGCGTTAAACTGGGCGTATTTAAAGTGAGTGATGAAGACCTGTTTACGATTTGA
- a CDS encoding DNA methyltransferase → MREDVRPEGCICEPCSDISTNWEDIRTKFRYERVRRNMPHYKKVSKYEFEKIPVSPEWCFKNIRSTEQWTHGYHRYPAKFLPNLVKKIIEDYTQPTDLVVDFFAGCGTTLVEAKVHGRQSIGVDINPVAELITKAKINPIDSTKLETEFENLVKTFDDFEPNDYSKISLHNRIDYWFSPKHKYKIAFLYEKILSVHDKTAKEFFLVSLSHIMKNCSKWLQSSTKPQIDPDKNPTDPFIAFKTHTKKMIKKNNDFFNQLEKDKYLQTSCEIRLEDARKTSLQSNSVGAIITSPPYVTSYEYADIHQLTAYWYNYITDLQSFRKNFIGTFYSLNQETKVDSEVGQKIVNQLLKKDKRKAKEVANYFNDMQDVAREMHRVLKVGGHVCLVIGNTTFLGVKVKSAEVFAEILESLGFNFVDIIKRSIPSKLIPTIRDKQTGKFSKLENKNSKLVYPEEYILIAKKVEYEHR, encoded by the coding sequence ATGAGGGAAGATGTTCGACCAGAGGGATGTATATGCGAACCCTGTTCGGATATATCGACAAATTGGGAGGATATACGAACCAAGTTCAGATATGAACGAGTTAGGCGAAATATGCCCCATTACAAAAAGGTGAGCAAATATGAGTTTGAAAAAATTCCTGTAAGTCCGGAGTGGTGTTTTAAAAATATCCGTTCAACAGAACAATGGACACACGGTTATCACAGGTATCCTGCTAAGTTTTTACCAAACCTTGTAAAAAAAATTATTGAAGATTACACTCAGCCAACTGATTTGGTGGTGGACTTCTTTGCCGGTTGCGGAACGACTTTAGTTGAAGCGAAAGTTCACGGCAGACAATCAATAGGAGTTGACATAAATCCTGTTGCAGAGTTAATTACAAAAGCAAAAATAAATCCGATTGACTCAACGAAACTTGAAACTGAGTTTGAAAACCTCGTTAAAACGTTTGATGACTTTGAACCGAATGACTATTCTAAAATTAGCTTACATAACAGAATAGATTATTGGTTTTCTCCAAAACACAAATACAAAATTGCTTTTCTCTACGAGAAAATTTTATCAGTGCATGATAAAACTGCAAAAGAATTTTTCTTGGTTTCACTATCACACATAATGAAGAATTGCTCTAAATGGTTACAGTCGAGCACCAAACCACAAATTGATCCAGACAAAAATCCAACAGACCCTTTCATTGCTTTTAAAACACATACAAAAAAGATGATAAAAAAGAATAATGACTTTTTTAATCAACTCGAAAAAGATAAATATTTGCAAACATCTTGTGAAATTCGTCTGGAAGATGCACGAAAAACTTCTTTGCAATCTAACTCTGTTGGAGCAATTATTACATCTCCACCATATGTAACATCATACGAGTATGCAGACATACATCAACTCACAGCATATTGGTATAATTATATCACAGACCTACAAAGTTTCAGAAAAAATTTCATTGGAACATTTTATTCATTAAATCAAGAAACAAAAGTCGATTCTGAAGTTGGACAAAAAATCGTTAATCAGCTTTTAAAAAAAGATAAACGCAAGGCAAAAGAAGTTGCCAACTATTTTAATGATATGCAAGATGTAGCAAGAGAAATGCACCGTGTTTTAAAAGTAGGCGGACATGTTTGTTTAGTAATCGGCAACACAACTTTTTTAGGGGTGAAAGTAAAATCAGCGGAAGTATTTGCCGAAATTTTAGAATCGTTAGGTTTCAATTTCGTTGACATAATTAAGAGAAGCATTCCCTCTAAGTTGATTCCAACCATCAGAGACAAACAGACAGGAAAATTTTCAAAACTTGAAAACAAGAACAGCAAATTGGTTTATCCGGAAGAATATATTTTAATCGCAAAAAAGGTAGAATATGAACATAGATAA